A stretch of the Vicia villosa cultivar HV-30 ecotype Madison, WI unplaced genomic scaffold, Vvil1.0 ctg.000024F_1_1, whole genome shotgun sequence genome encodes the following:
- the LOC131622109 gene encoding uncharacterized protein LOC131622109 — MSGNPARFRQGRETQNASTRRERASQLVSTRGRQRVPAQTDEAGSSSGSRSRLTRVSSSHQKEVREDEEEVPYEEEIPDADPPYREEEEEDNDFPGGPSDTSLLIFYHDHVARRV, encoded by the coding sequence ATGTCAGGAAACCCTGCACGATTccgacagggtagggagacccagaacGCATCAACTCGACGCGAGCGGGCCTCACAGTTGGTATCAACACGGGGACGACAACGAGTACCTGCCCAGACGGATGAGGCTGGTtcctcatctggatcgaggagtcggctgaCTCGGGTGTCTTCTTCCCATCAAAAGGAGGTAcgggaggatgaggaggaggtacCTTACGAGGAGGAGATACCTGATGCTGATCCTCCGTacagggaggaggaggaggaggacaaCGACTTCCCGGGAGGGCCTAGTGACACTTCCTTGTTGATTTTCTACCACGaccacgtcgctcgacgtgtctag